In a genomic window of Fibrobacter sp.:
- the leuA2 gene encoding 2-isopropylmalate synthase LeuA2, with translation MNENKNARQPFFYDVTLRDGNQALPKPWNNAQKKDVYLQLLKLGVQGAEVGFPASSEMDFESCKELAQLTAKMAEEGDEVAKRVVVSGLARCVESDIQRCWEAVQFAPHPRIHTFLATSPLSMEHVLHLTPEQVKEKAVHCVKFAKSLVGDKGDVEFSAEHFGDCLENMDFVIDVLKAVVEAGATTINLPNTVERYRPLLYVNQIKQVYEALPKDITISVHCHNDLGMATAATVESFFVGATQLEVALNGLGERCGNTNFYEVAVALHNSGVDTGLHMERIYETAILISQWSGVNIYARAPLIGAEAIVHRSGIHQDGASKTKDMKKGAYRPIDYSIIGRHQNDALSFTSQSGRTAVYEIITKFGYKMTLAEAAELQPVLKACSEKEGELSAERVLDVFREQRVNVNGRLVFNNIEVIPDENRFIFHFKKDGEALVKSVTAEGPIEAALMLMREIGMPVELVKYRQLVVPEKDKLWAGRGLSRIVLKANGTEVEGRGVSSDTLKANMRALFGGVNLLYKK, from the coding sequence ATGAACGAGAATAAGAACGCAAGACAACCCTTCTTTTACGACGTCACGCTGCGCGACGGCAACCAGGCGCTCCCGAAGCCCTGGAACAATGCGCAGAAGAAGGACGTGTACCTGCAGCTGTTGAAGCTCGGGGTGCAGGGTGCCGAGGTCGGTTTCCCGGCATCGTCTGAAATGGATTTCGAGTCTTGTAAGGAACTGGCGCAGCTCACCGCGAAGATGGCCGAAGAAGGCGACGAGGTGGCAAAGCGCGTCGTGGTTTCGGGCCTGGCCCGCTGCGTGGAAAGCGATATCCAGCGCTGCTGGGAAGCCGTGCAGTTCGCTCCGCATCCGCGTATTCATACCTTCCTCGCGACAAGCCCGCTCTCCATGGAGCACGTGCTGCACCTGACCCCTGAACAGGTCAAGGAGAAGGCGGTTCATTGCGTGAAGTTCGCGAAGTCGCTCGTGGGCGACAAGGGCGACGTGGAATTCAGCGCCGAGCACTTTGGCGACTGCCTCGAGAATATGGACTTTGTTATCGACGTGCTGAAGGCCGTGGTCGAAGCCGGTGCGACGACCATCAACCTGCCGAACACGGTGGAACGCTACCGTCCGCTCCTGTACGTGAACCAGATCAAGCAGGTGTACGAGGCTCTGCCGAAGGACATCACGATTTCTGTGCACTGCCACAACGACCTGGGCATGGCGACCGCCGCCACCGTCGAAAGTTTCTTCGTGGGTGCGACCCAGTTGGAAGTTGCCTTGAACGGCCTGGGCGAACGCTGCGGCAACACGAACTTCTACGAAGTCGCTGTCGCGCTGCACAACTCCGGCGTGGATACCGGCCTGCACATGGAACGCATTTACGAAACGGCCATCCTGATTTCCCAGTGGTCGGGTGTCAACATCTATGCCCGCGCTCCGTTGATCGGCGCCGAGGCCATCGTGCACCGTAGCGGCATCCACCAGGATGGCGCCAGCAAGACGAAGGACATGAAGAAGGGCGCCTACCGCCCGATCGACTACTCCATCATCGGCCGCCACCAGAACGACGCCCTGAGCTTCACGAGCCAGAGCGGCCGCACCGCCGTGTACGAGATTATCACGAAGTTCGGCTACAAGATGACGCTCGCCGAAGCTGCCGAACTGCAGCCGGTATTGAAGGCCTGCAGCGAGAAGGAAGGCGAACTGAGTGCCGAGCGCGTGCTGGACGTGTTCCGCGAGCAGCGCGTGAACGTGAACGGCCGCCTGGTGTTCAACAACATCGAGGTCATCCCCGACGAGAACCGCTTCATCTTCCACTTCAAGAAGGACGGCGAGGCGCTGGTGAAGTCCGTGACGGCAGAAGGCCCCATCGAGGCGGCCCTGATGCTCATGCGCGAAATCGGCATGCCGGTCGAACTCGTGAAGTACCGCCAGCTGGTTGTGCCCGAGAAGGACAAGCTGTGGGCGGGCCGTGGCCTGAGCCGCATTGTGCTGAAGGCGAACGGAACCGAGGTCGAAGGCCGCGGCGTCTCTAGCGATACGCTCAAGGCGAACATGCGCGCCCTCTTCGGCGGCGTGAACCTCTTGTACAAGAAGTAG
- a CDS encoding fibrobacter succinogenes major paralogous domain-containing protein — translation MKKNTLKSILCCSALALFFAACGDDDSSNPVVDEELSSSEQETLSSSGNQDASSGSKDSSGTSSSSASSSGASSGSTDSSSGTSSASSSGSSSNSESSASVSSSSVSSSSSRTSTGDVEAKIMPSGTYDCTKYKCVTTASLNQTMLAAGDYGEFLDERDGQVYKTIQIDFQTWMAQNLNYDTTGSFCYRDDSTYCDKYGRMYSWKTVTGRKDCGYNTLCSLPPSVQGVCPDGWHLPSREEWIRLFDDVGIFGIGSSSNLSFAGENLKAQTGWKTNNGLDDYGFSAIPSGLMQNKTSSIWEGSSMYAWTSSEADEIGVYQVRFYDSDRSVTVNVDKKELMLAVRCLKNSDVKILPSSSSTMPNYSSESAYDLEDNEDSLESLSRDDYLNPALQYDSLVDSRDGQVYKIIKIGQQIWMAQNLNYADSVRTPTLAGNSWCYKDKVENCALLGRFYNWEGAQEVCPEGWHLPTSGEWKTLEGKFGGNTVAGKYLRARLGWRFRNGADEYGFSAIPTGGRFAEELNDSTAGYLYLGHEAFFWSSSTMDEKMAFRMNISYSSDYSHIGMYNKFFGHSVRCLKD, via the coding sequence ATGAAAAAGAATACCTTGAAATCTATTCTTTGTTGTAGCGCCTTGGCACTGTTCTTTGCCGCCTGTGGCGATGACGATTCGAGCAATCCGGTTGTAGACGAAGAACTTTCTTCTAGCGAACAGGAAACGCTCAGCTCCAGCGGTAATCAAGACGCTTCGAGCGGTTCGAAGGATTCTTCGGGCACTTCAAGCTCGTCGGCCTCTTCGTCGGGCGCATCTTCGGGATCGACGGATTCCTCGTCGGGAACGTCTTCGGCATCATCTTCTGGTTCTTCTTCAAATTCTGAATCGTCGGCCTCCGTTTCTTCGAGTTCAGTTTCCTCGAGTTCGAGCCGGACTTCGACGGGCGATGTCGAAGCGAAAATCATGCCTTCGGGAACATACGATTGCACAAAGTATAAGTGCGTCACGACGGCATCCCTGAACCAGACCATGCTTGCCGCAGGTGACTACGGCGAATTCCTCGACGAAAGAGATGGCCAAGTTTACAAGACAATCCAGATTGATTTCCAGACATGGATGGCGCAGAACCTGAACTACGATACTACGGGTAGTTTCTGCTATAGGGATGACAGCACCTACTGCGACAAGTACGGTAGGATGTATTCATGGAAAACGGTCACCGGCAGGAAGGATTGCGGATACAACACCTTATGTTCTTTGCCGCCCAGCGTGCAGGGCGTATGCCCGGATGGTTGGCATTTGCCCTCGCGTGAAGAATGGATTCGCCTGTTCGACGATGTCGGTATTTTTGGAATCGGTTCCAGTAGCAATTTGAGCTTTGCCGGCGAAAACCTTAAGGCCCAGACGGGCTGGAAAACGAACAACGGCTTGGATGATTACGGTTTTTCGGCGATTCCCTCTGGCCTGATGCAGAACAAGACGTCGTCTATTTGGGAAGGCTCGTCTATGTATGCCTGGACCTCTTCGGAAGCAGACGAGATTGGCGTATATCAGGTCCGGTTCTACGATAGCGATCGTTCCGTGACCGTGAATGTCGACAAAAAGGAATTGATGCTTGCTGTCCGTTGCCTCAAGAATTCCGATGTGAAAATTCTGCCTAGCAGCAGTTCGACGATGCCGAATTATTCTAGCGAGAGTGCTTACGACCTGGAAGATAACGAAGATTCGCTTGAATCGCTCTCTAGGGACGATTACCTTAATCCGGCGCTTCAATACGATTCTCTCGTGGATTCCCGCGACGGGCAAGTCTATAAGATCATCAAGATTGGGCAGCAAATCTGGATGGCGCAGAACTTGAATTATGCCGATAGCGTGCGCACGCCGACCCTTGCGGGCAATAGTTGGTGCTATAAAGATAAAGTTGAAAACTGTGCGCTTCTCGGCCGTTTTTATAATTGGGAAGGGGCGCAGGAAGTTTGCCCCGAAGGCTGGCATTTGCCGACTTCTGGCGAATGGAAAACGTTGGAAGGCAAGTTCGGCGGAAATACGGTGGCAGGGAAATACCTGAGGGCCAGACTGGGCTGGAGGTTCCGCAATGGGGCAGATGAATACGGCTTTTCGGCGATTCCCACGGGAGGTCGTTTTGCTGAAGAACTTAACGATAGCACTGCGGGTTACCTCTATTTGGGGCATGAAGCCTTCTTCTGGAGTTCGTCAACGATGGATGAGAAAATGGCGTTCAGGATGAATATTTCCTACTCCAGCGATTACTCGCATATAGGAATGTACAACAAGTTCTTTGGCCATTCTGTCCGCTGTCTCAAAGACTGA
- a CDS encoding fibrobacter succinogenes major paralogous domain-containing protein gives MKKYLLSVLVFAFLVACGDDGSSNPVVVGNSSSSEQEDDSSVSSSSVASSQSELASCSSIQESSSQSKEASSSSDAQSPVSSSVQESDEKSSSSVLSSSSEVVESSSSLDKTSSSSRSNETIHKDTRDGRVYRVVLIGEMVWMAENLNYETQNSYCAYSSPDSCAKYGRLYTWADAVGKTEEDCGAGHDCGMKKNDYAPGICPMGSHIPTQKEWYALMEAIGGQNLSAVTKLKATAGWADDANGSDDYGYSVYPEGMWFGDTDVFHKGEMAAFWASTEYSADMANSVKIYKNDIMAGPENKSFGMNVRCVLD, from the coding sequence GTGAAAAAATATTTGTTGTCCGTGCTTGTTTTTGCGTTCCTCGTTGCTTGTGGTGACGATGGTTCCAGTAATCCGGTTGTTGTCGGAAATTCCTCTTCGAGCGAACAAGAGGACGATTCTTCTGTTTCTTCGTCGAGCGTGGCGAGTTCCCAAAGCGAATTGGCTTCTTGCAGTAGTATCCAGGAATCTTCATCTCAATCGAAAGAAGCGTCCTCTTCAAGTGATGCCCAAAGTCCGGTTTCTTCCTCCGTTCAAGAAAGCGATGAAAAATCCAGTTCGTCTGTTTTAAGTAGTTCGAGCGAAGTCGTGGAATCTTCCAGTAGCCTTGACAAAACATCTTCGTCATCCCGTTCGAACGAGACTATTCATAAGGATACCCGCGACGGTCGAGTCTATAGGGTGGTTCTGATTGGAGAAATGGTGTGGATGGCAGAAAATCTGAATTACGAAACGCAGAACAGCTATTGCGCTTACAGTTCGCCTGATAGCTGTGCCAAGTATGGCCGCCTGTATACTTGGGCCGATGCTGTCGGGAAGACAGAAGAGGATTGCGGCGCCGGCCACGATTGTGGGATGAAGAAAAACGATTATGCACCGGGTATTTGTCCCATGGGTTCGCATATTCCGACGCAAAAGGAATGGTATGCCCTTATGGAGGCGATTGGCGGTCAAAACTTGTCGGCGGTGACGAAACTGAAAGCGACCGCGGGGTGGGCCGACGATGCGAACGGTTCTGATGATTACGGCTACTCGGTATATCCCGAAGGCATGTGGTTCGGCGATACGGATGTTTTCCATAAAGGCGAGATGGCGGCATTCTGGGCTTCTACGGAGTATTCTGCTGATATGGCGAATTCCGTAAAAATATATAAGAATGATATTATGGCTGGGCCCGAAAATAAATCTTTTGGAATGAATGTCCGTTGCGTGCTGGACTAG
- a CDS encoding FISUMP domain-containing protein, giving the protein MKSISMLSPWKLLALVGAFACTMLVACGDDESDFVARPEKELSSSVKKNSSSSAKDASSSSSLREGALPPCRGEGFDNCEYGTLHDERDGQTYKTVKIGDQWWMAENLNYKTDSSLCYKLADSNCTKYGRLYPWGDVVHGGGCPNGWFLPTSSEIYELELNTGSSFEALVAEEYGGVDAYGFSVKLIPSLYEPDGDVSIKSFDGEMGSSTEFWPEDQGTVTSNLNWSFSSKEGGGSYGVYGTTRSGLWKWVRCVRNPDGLYYVQPCKTDSTDSCEYGTLTDERDGQTYKTVKVGTQTWMAENLNYEMENSSCYGDDSLNCIKKGRLYSVTSAQSACPKGWHLPTTDEWKVLDKVTGLDDRRWQAKGVEKWPYATDMYGLSVIPGGAWNHLARGYLRGDEDAFFCSVLESEECSGGWFSYSGNSGHTCINDDTCSIRCIKDED; this is encoded by the coding sequence TTGAAATCGATTTCAATGTTGTCTCCGTGGAAGTTGCTGGCCCTGGTCGGGGCTTTTGCTTGCACGATGCTTGTCGCCTGCGGAGACGATGAAAGCGATTTTGTTGCACGCCCTGAAAAGGAATTGTCATCTTCCGTAAAAAAGAACTCGTCTTCTTCTGCAAAGGATGCTTCTAGTTCGAGTAGTTTGAGGGAAGGCGCTCTTCCGCCATGCAGGGGCGAAGGCTTTGACAACTGCGAGTACGGCACCTTGCACGATGAGCGTGACGGGCAAACTTACAAGACCGTAAAAATCGGTGACCAGTGGTGGATGGCCGAGAACCTGAATTATAAAACGGACAGCAGTCTCTGTTACAAATTGGCCGATTCAAACTGTACCAAGTATGGTCGCCTTTATCCCTGGGGAGATGTCGTTCACGGGGGAGGCTGCCCGAACGGCTGGTTCTTGCCTACGAGCAGTGAAATATATGAATTGGAACTGAATACAGGAAGTTCCTTTGAAGCGCTTGTTGCGGAAGAGTATGGGGGCGTGGATGCGTATGGGTTTTCTGTAAAACTCATTCCTTCTCTATATGAGCCTGATGGTGACGTGTCTATAAAGTCTTTTGATGGTGAGATGGGCTCTAGTACTGAATTTTGGCCCGAAGACCAAGGCACCGTTACCTCGAATTTGAACTGGTCCTTTAGTTCCAAAGAAGGTGGTGGTTCTTATGGGGTATACGGGACTACTAGGAGTGGTTTGTGGAAATGGGTTCGCTGTGTTCGAAATCCCGATGGACTGTATTATGTTCAACCTTGTAAAACGGATAGTACGGATTCCTGCGAATACGGAACCTTGACCGATGAACGCGATGGGCAGACATACAAGACCGTGAAAGTCGGTACGCAGACCTGGATGGCCGAGAACCTGAATTATGAAATGGAAAACAGCAGCTGCTATGGGGACGATTCTCTTAACTGCATCAAGAAGGGGCGGTTGTATAGTGTGACCTCGGCGCAGAGTGCCTGCCCCAAGGGTTGGCATTTACCCACGACCGACGAATGGAAAGTCCTAGATAAGGTGACTGGTCTTGATGATCGCAGATGGCAGGCAAAGGGTGTTGAAAAATGGCCCTATGCTACGGATATGTATGGACTTTCAGTAATTCCCGGTGGAGCGTGGAATCATTTGGCTAGAGGTTATTTAAGAGGTGACGAGGATGCTTTTTTCTGCAGTGTTCTTGAAAGTGAAGAATGTAGTGGTGGGTGGTTTTCGTATTCCGGCAATAGTGGACATACCTGTATCAATGATGATACATGCTCCATCCGCTGCATAAAGGATGAGGATTGA
- a CDS encoding pyridoxal phosphate-dependent aminotransferase codes for MLSSRLPKDLSPSPFFAELERVKASVLAECAGTNAVPFIDMTVSSPVKAGLPIDMDMAVEEARKDFGCWNPDAAGWKSAREAVVEYYRERGGNFDAGQIILTASTSEAYSVLFKAFCDPGDVILTPMPGYPLLDTLAQLEHLECAPYFLKLARDKRGAEFRFVLDTDSLLAAPEKAKILLLVSPHNPTGHCVSRTEWNEVVSFCEQHNLILVVDEVFGDYGISDDVRRTWEFVPGLCHPERNEVKSKDLGPKCPIFWLNGLSKAVGSPQLKLGWMAFYAPEEQFEPIRAALEFVEDAYLSVSAPAQALGSSLLKQSAAYESQVRERLLTNWNTLRQAFPSKYCPEVIGGWYAAIRLGEDDEQLTLELLQAQHVLVQPGFFFDFDEDGWVVVSLLQEPALFKEAVARMTRPSC; via the coding sequence ATGCTTTCTTCCCGCTTGCCTAAAGATCTTTCTCCGTCGCCGTTCTTTGCCGAACTGGAACGCGTAAAGGCAAGCGTGCTTGCGGAATGTGCCGGTACCAATGCGGTGCCGTTTATCGACATGACGGTGAGCAGCCCGGTAAAGGCGGGACTCCCGATAGACATGGATATGGCGGTGGAGGAGGCTCGCAAGGATTTCGGTTGCTGGAACCCCGATGCCGCTGGATGGAAGAGTGCGCGCGAAGCCGTGGTGGAATACTACCGCGAACGTGGCGGGAACTTCGATGCCGGCCAGATTATCCTTACGGCAAGCACGAGCGAGGCCTACTCCGTATTGTTCAAGGCGTTCTGCGATCCGGGTGATGTCATCTTGACGCCGATGCCGGGCTACCCGCTGCTCGATACCCTCGCGCAGTTGGAACATCTGGAATGTGCTCCGTACTTTTTGAAGCTCGCCCGCGATAAACGGGGGGCGGAATTCCGTTTTGTCCTGGATACCGACAGCCTGCTTGCCGCTCCCGAAAAGGCGAAGATTTTGTTGCTCGTCTCGCCGCACAATCCGACGGGCCATTGCGTGTCGCGTACCGAATGGAACGAGGTCGTCTCGTTCTGCGAACAGCATAACTTGATTCTCGTGGTGGACGAGGTCTTCGGCGACTACGGCATCTCGGACGATGTGCGTCGTACATGGGAGTTTGTTCCCGGCTTGTGTCATCCTGAGCGGAACGAAGTGAAGTCGAAGGATCTAGGCCCGAAATGTCCGATTTTCTGGTTGAACGGCTTAAGCAAGGCGGTGGGTTCTCCGCAGCTCAAGCTCGGCTGGATGGCGTTCTATGCGCCTGAGGAACAGTTCGAACCGATACGTGCCGCCCTTGAATTTGTGGAAGATGCTTACCTGAGCGTTTCCGCTCCGGCGCAGGCGCTTGGCTCATCGCTTCTTAAACAGTCGGCTGCATACGAGTCGCAGGTCCGCGAGCGCTTGCTTACCAACTGGAACACGCTCCGGCAGGCGTTCCCCTCCAAGTATTGCCCCGAGGTTATTGGCGGGTGGTATGCCGCTATCCGCCTGGGCGAAGATGACGAACAGCTCACCCTCGAACTTCTGCAGGCGCAACACGTGCTTGTGCAACCGGGCTTCTTCTTCGACTTTGACGAAGACGGCTGGGTGGTGGTATCGCTCCTGCAGGAACCGGCGTTGTTTAAGGAAGCCGTCGCACGTATGACCCGACCGTCATGCTGA
- a CDS encoding glycosyltransferase family 4 protein, which yields MEKKKILLINWRDIKNPEAGGAELYFHEIFKRINARGYDVTVLAHRVKGLPDEEVVDGMRTIRVGNKFLFNYTAFLYARKHQKEYDLIIEDLNKIPFFTPCGTKAKRLHMVMHFFRKSIFRETFFPMALYVYLMERSVALFYKNENFLAISQSTADEIADMGIKPKWTEVVEPGIDTEYFHPTEKKADPPVISYVGRLMKYKNAQFVINAMPRLRELVPGIVLEVAGGGDYRAELEKLVDKLGVRDSVKFLGRVSEDEKRDLLSRSSLFINPSFKEGWGINNIEANLCGTISMSNNVAGLKDSVVDGVTGLLYENDDPEGFCQKAAAVLHDRARLETLEKNARERALTMSWDAMADKMEKVVEKAFV from the coding sequence GTGGAAAAGAAAAAGATTTTGCTCATCAACTGGCGCGACATCAAGAACCCGGAAGCGGGCGGCGCCGAACTGTATTTTCACGAGATTTTCAAGCGCATCAATGCACGCGGTTACGACGTGACCGTTCTCGCTCACCGCGTGAAGGGCCTGCCCGATGAAGAAGTCGTCGACGGCATGCGCACTATCCGCGTCGGCAACAAGTTCCTGTTCAACTATACCGCGTTCCTTTATGCCCGCAAGCACCAGAAGGAATACGACCTCATCATCGAGGACCTGAACAAGATTCCGTTCTTTACGCCGTGCGGCACGAAGGCCAAGCGCCTCCACATGGTGATGCACTTTTTCCGCAAGTCCATTTTCCGCGAGACGTTCTTCCCGATGGCGCTTTACGTTTACCTGATGGAACGCTCGGTCGCCCTCTTCTATAAGAACGAGAACTTCCTCGCCATCTCGCAGAGCACTGCCGACGAAATTGCCGACATGGGTATCAAGCCCAAGTGGACCGAGGTGGTGGAACCGGGTATCGATACCGAGTATTTCCACCCGACGGAAAAGAAGGCCGACCCTCCGGTGATTTCCTATGTGGGCCGCCTCATGAAGTACAAGAACGCGCAGTTTGTCATCAACGCCATGCCGCGCCTCCGGGAACTCGTCCCGGGTATCGTTCTCGAGGTTGCCGGCGGGGGAGACTACCGGGCGGAACTTGAAAAGCTGGTGGACAAGCTTGGCGTGCGCGACTCCGTGAAATTCCTGGGCCGCGTCTCCGAAGACGAAAAGCGCGACCTTTTGAGCCGCTCGTCGCTCTTCATCAACCCCTCGTTCAAGGAAGGCTGGGGCATCAACAACATCGAGGCGAATCTCTGCGGTACGATTTCGATGAGCAACAATGTCGCCGGCCTCAAGGATTCGGTGGTGGACGGGGTGACCGGCCTCCTGTACGAAAATGACGACCCGGAGGGGTTCTGCCAGAAGGCTGCCGCCGTTTTGCACGACCGGGCCCGCCTGGAAACCCTCGAGAAAAACGCCCGTGAGCGCGCCCTGACCATGAGTTGGGACGCAATGGCCGATAAAATGGAAAAAGTTGTTGAAAAAGCGTTCGTATAG
- a CDS encoding FKBP-type peptidyl-prolyl cis-trans isomerase encodes MEVIEDKTKVSIAYVLMERSGRILEEIQPTHPFVYIHGYNNIIPGLEAALAGRKLGEKFSIDIPCDLGYGAYRQDLIMKVPKEELQEVGELWIGMELEMFMDNDIREFQLPDTADEFIEDLNLDKDESDGIYIVKEIYRDSVLVDGNHPFAGKDLTFEVEVVDIEEPSFSELESGFPDQDEYDDEYDDGYDEKF; translated from the coding sequence ATGGAAGTCATCGAAGACAAGACCAAGGTCAGCATCGCCTACGTGCTCATGGAAAGGAGCGGACGCATCCTGGAAGAGATCCAGCCGACGCATCCGTTCGTGTACATCCATGGCTACAACAACATCATTCCGGGGCTAGAAGCGGCCCTTGCCGGAAGAAAACTTGGCGAGAAGTTCTCCATTGACATCCCGTGCGATCTCGGTTACGGCGCCTACCGCCAAGACCTCATCATGAAGGTTCCCAAGGAGGAACTGCAAGAAGTCGGCGAGCTCTGGATCGGAATGGAGCTGGAGATGTTCATGGACAACGACATCCGTGAATTCCAGTTGCCCGACACCGCCGACGAGTTCATCGAGGACCTGAACCTCGACAAGGACGAAAGCGACGGCATCTACATCGTCAAGGAAATCTACCGCGACTCCGTGCTCGTGGACGGCAACCACCCCTTCGCCGGCAAGGACCTCACATTCGAGGTCGAGGTGGTGGACATCGAGGAGCCGAGTTTTTCCGAACTGGAATCCGGATTCCCCGACCAGGACGAATACGACGACGAGTACGATGACGGTTACGACGAAAAATTCTAG
- a CDS encoding metallophosphoesterase family protein — protein sequence MLYGICSDIHSNATAFEAVLQSMEENHVERRVCLGDLVGYGADPDECVKLARENMDLCLIGNHDSVAIKYESSVGFNPYAKQAIEWTQAHLSKSSIDYLKALPYIKEELDDITFVHASPLSPADWVYVTDLEEALDAFDHFRGTYCFIGHTHSPVIVASRPMAIPKILDEYEYTIVNTERLLVNVGSVGQPRDRDCRACWCLLDTVTKCVRIIRVEYDVFRTQERMRKAGMPSFLIDRLSMGR from the coding sequence ATGCTTTACGGTATTTGTTCTGATATTCATTCCAACGCAACCGCATTTGAAGCAGTACTCCAGTCCATGGAGGAGAATCATGTTGAAAGGCGCGTCTGTTTGGGAGACTTGGTGGGGTATGGAGCGGACCCCGACGAGTGTGTGAAACTTGCCCGCGAAAACATGGATTTGTGCCTAATCGGAAACCACGATAGCGTCGCTATCAAGTACGAATCGAGCGTGGGGTTCAATCCGTATGCGAAGCAGGCTATCGAGTGGACGCAGGCGCATTTGAGCAAGAGTTCGATCGACTACCTGAAGGCGCTTCCCTATATCAAGGAAGAATTGGACGATATTACGTTTGTGCATGCCTCCCCGCTTTCGCCCGCGGACTGGGTGTATGTGACTGACTTGGAAGAGGCGCTTGATGCCTTCGACCATTTCCGCGGTACCTACTGCTTTATCGGGCATACGCACAGCCCGGTAATCGTGGCGAGCCGCCCGATGGCCATCCCCAAGATTCTCGACGAGTACGAATATACCATAGTGAATACCGAGCGCCTGTTGGTGAACGTGGGAAGCGTGGGTCAGCCCCGCGACCGCGATTGCCGTGCCTGCTGGTGCCTGCTCGATACCGTGACGAAGTGCGTCCGCATAATCCGCGTTGAATACGACGTGTTCCGCACGCAGGAACGCATGCGCAAGGCCGGTATGCCGAGCTTCCTCATCGACCGCCTGAGCATGGGAAGATAG
- a CDS encoding 23S rRNA (pseudouridine(1915)-N(3))-methyltransferase RlmH: MKWVLAVFGKAGSPFIADEVDKYVKRLRGGVYPLEVVELKESKIDDRVQALAQEATLFDKKFPKSEYRRVILSEEGKLMDTVKLSDTLRDRFPGNIVFLIGSAYGIDENLKKTADLLLSLSPLTFTHDHARVLFAEQLYRVQMVMQNHPYHHR, encoded by the coding sequence ATGAAATGGGTTCTTGCAGTTTTTGGTAAGGCCGGCTCGCCGTTCATCGCGGACGAGGTGGACAAGTACGTGAAGCGCCTGCGCGGGGGAGTCTACCCGCTCGAAGTCGTGGAACTCAAGGAATCTAAAATCGACGACCGTGTTCAGGCTCTTGCTCAGGAAGCGACACTTTTTGACAAGAAATTCCCGAAGTCGGAATACCGCCGCGTCATCCTCTCCGAAGAGGGCAAGCTCATGGACACGGTGAAACTTTCGGATACGCTTCGCGACCGTTTCCCGGGAAATATCGTGTTCCTGATTGGTTCGGCCTACGGAATTGATGAAAATTTGAAAAAGACGGCGGATTTGCTGCTTTCGCTCTCGCCGCTCACGTTTACGCACGACCACGCCCGCGTACTTTTTGCCGAACAGCTCTACCGCGTGCAGATGGTGATGCAGAACCACCCGTATCATCACCGGTAA
- a CDS encoding FISUMP domain-containing protein, with product MKCKFGIRCAFAVLAALLLYACGSSGTEPDFKERPGSSSSIEDEEISSCSSAVKSSSSSAVKSSSSLQLTQVHTEYKYDPEKVKHGTFEDPRDGEVYKTITVEGSTWLAENLRFEPDTGSYCHRNADTCAVLGRYYSWGAAQKACPEGWRLPRRRSSDDFLALLGKLSWTSPWGILETVCNTEVFAAGDNVGKDVYGLGILAAGYYDLEKDTVYFPESYYVDYWTSDTSKSGLPTARFYFAEDYYKGTGDLIIVTRANPVRCLREEK from the coding sequence ATGAAGTGTAAATTTGGAATAAGATGCGCTTTTGCCGTCCTTGCGGCTCTCTTGCTTTATGCTTGCGGTTCCTCGGGAACGGAGCCTGATTTCAAGGAGAGACCGGGTTCGAGCAGCTCCATCGAGGACGAAGAGATTAGCAGCTGTAGTTCGGCTGTAAAGAGTAGCAGCAGCTCGGCTGTAAAGAGCAGTTCCAGTTTGCAATTGACTCAGGTGCATACGGAATATAAGTACGATCCCGAAAAAGTCAAGCACGGTACGTTTGAGGATCCGCGCGATGGCGAGGTCTACAAGACGATAACTGTAGAAGGTTCCACCTGGTTGGCCGAGAACCTGAGGTTTGAACCTGATACGGGCAGCTACTGTCATCGGAATGCGGACACCTGTGCCGTTTTGGGACGCTACTATTCCTGGGGGGCCGCCCAGAAGGCTTGCCCAGAAGGGTGGCGCCTGCCGAGGAGACGTTCTTCTGATGATTTTTTGGCCTTGTTGGGTAAGTTGTCCTGGACGTCCCCGTGGGGCATTCTGGAAACGGTATGTAATACCGAGGTGTTTGCGGCGGGGGATAATGTCGGAAAGGATGTGTATGGACTCGGTATTCTGGCTGCTGGATATTATGATCTAGAAAAAGATACTGTCTATTTCCCGGAAAGTTATTATGTGGACTATTGGACATCTGATACTTCAAAGTCTGGTCTTCCTACAGCCAGATTTTACTTTGCTGAAGATTATTATAAAGGAACTGGCGATCTAATCATAGTTACAAGAGCGAATCCTGTCAGGTGCTTGAGGGAGGAAAAATGA